The uncultured Bacteroides sp. DNA segment ATACTTGGCTTTAAAAGCATCACGAGCATCAGCAGCAGTAGCTTTATCAGAGAAAGTGTTTACAATAACACGATACATTGCAGCTTCTGCATTAAAGGCAATAGTAGCACTATAACCCTCGGCATCAAGAAAATCTTTCAAACCCTCAGCGTTAGCTTTTAATCCAAAACTGCCGCAAACTACACTGTACTCTTTTAAAGCGTCGGTTCCGGAAACAACAGTAACCTTTTCTTGACGAACGCTAGCATCCTTTCCAGTCTTTACCGCCACAGGAGCAGTAGCAACAGGTGTAACATCAACGGAATTATTTACTTGAGGCTCTGCCAATTCTTGCTGCTTAGCTTTTTCGTATGCTTTCTTATATGCACTTTCACTCGATTTGCACGAAGTAAAAGCCAAGACAACACATACACCCATTCCTAACATTGCTAAATTTTTCATATTCTATACATTTTAGTTAATAATTCATTTCCATATTTTATTCTAAACATCACAGATACAATCCATCCAAAGGTATAAACAGTAACAATTAAAATAGACCGATCCACAAGAAGACAATTAATTATAAAAATACTATTTGCGTTCCATCTTCTTATTCCCTCTGTAGGAGATAGTAGAAGTCGCTTGATTTGTGGGCATAAGTAACACCTCTGCTATTTGCACATGAGCAGGAGCAGAAGCTGCAAAGTAAACAGTTTCCGCAACATCATCACCGGATAAAGGCTGTATGCCTTCATAAAAACGATCCGCAATATCCTTATTTCCACGGAATCTAACGACAGAAAAATTAGTTTCTACCATACCTGGTTTAATATTGGTAACCCTAAGAGGAGTATCAACCAAATCGATGCGAAGTCCATCAGACAAGGCCTTCACCGCAGCTTTAGTAGCACAATAAACACTACCTCCCGGATACGCACCATCTCCGGCAATAGATCCTATATTTATAATATGCCCACTCCCACGTTCAACCATACCGGGTACAACCAAGCGGGTCACAGCTAATAAGCCTTTTATATTTGTATCAATAACAATATCCCATTCATCAAGCTGTCCCTCGTGTTCTTTGTCCATTCCGATCACAAGACCGGCATTATTGATCAAGAGATCAATCTTTTTCCATTTTTCGGGTAATGATGCCAAAGCTTTGCTTATTGCTTCACGATCGCGCACATCAAAAGGAAGCAAATAAACAGAAATATCATTTTTTGACTCTAGCTCTATTTTCAATTGTTCCAACACAACTGTATTTCGAGCATTAAGAATTAAATTTGCTCCCTGAGAAGCAAATTTTCGTGCACATCCTTCTCCAATGCCACTACTTGCTCCTGTTATAAATACGATTCTATCTTTCATCATTAATCTAGTCATTAGTAAAAGACAAAAGTACCGTTTAGCATTTGTCGATGGCTAATCTTCTTAGTTAAATATATTTAAACTAAATAGAACATTCATTTATCCAGCACATGTTGGCGTATCTTTGCAGTCAATAAAAAATATAACAGAGCCATAAAGCTCATCAATTATTCTACATGACATTTGAACAATTACATCTCATTGAGCCAATATTAAAGGCTCTACAACAAGAGGGCTACACCTCACCAACTCCCATACAAGAACAGTCCATACCTATTTTGCTTCAAGGAAATGATCTACTTGGTTGTGCACAAACCGGCACAGGAAAAACTGCGGCGTTCTCAATTCCTATATTGCAAAAACTTTATAAAACGGATAACAAAAAAGGCATCAAAGCATTAATACTAACTCCGACAAGAGAGCTAGCAATCCAAATAGGAGAAAGCTTTGAAGCATACGGAAAATATACAGGTTTGCGTCATACTGTTATTTTTGGCGGAGTCGGTCAAAAGCCTCAAACGGATGCGTTACGTGCCGGAGTACAAATATTAATTGCTACCCCCGGCCGCCTCATGGATCTTGCATCTCAGGGGTTCATCTCATTAAAAACATTGGATTTCTTTGTACTTGATGAAGCTGACCGCATGCTTGACATGGGATTTATTCACGATATAAAGAAAATACTTAAACTGTTACCCCCTAAACGTCAAACATTGTTTTTCTCGGCAACAATGCCTCCTGAGATTGAGAAGCTGGCTAATTCCATGCTCACAAATCCTAAGAAAGTAGAGGTAACGCCCGCATCTTCAACAGTCGATACAATTTCTCAGTGCCTATATTTCGTAGAGAAGAAAGAAAAAACCGATTTATTGATTCATCTATTAAAAGATAAATCAGTAGAATCTGCATTGATCTTCACCAGAACAAAACACGGAGCAGACAAATTATCCCGCGTGCTAAAAAATACAGGAATTAGAGCAGAAGCTATTCATGGAAATAAATCTCAGAATGCTCGTCAACGAGCGCTAACTGATTTTAAAAATCATGACCTACGAGTACTTATAGCTACTGATATTGCAGCCCGTGGAATAGATGTGGATCTACTCTCTCATGTTTTCAACTATGAACTCCCCAACGTGCCGGAAACGTACGTACATAGGATTGGACGAACTGGTCGTGCCGGACACGAAGGAGTAGCCATAGCGTTCTGTGAATCAGAAGAGCTCCCTTATCTTAAGGATATTCAAAAATTAATAGGAAAAACAATACCTGTTATAAAAGAACACCCTTTCGTTACTACCGAAAGCATCAATGCGCAAGAAAAGAAAACGGAAGAATTAAAGATAAAAGCTAAAGAAAACAAACCTTACCGCGGAAGCCGCGCCAATGGCGATTATTGGAGAAGGCAGCAACAACCTCAACAAGGAAAAAAACAACAAAGCGATAGAAAGCCACAAAAAAGTACTCCGAAATAGTTGCATAGATGCTACAAATAGCATTTAATCGGAGGTTAAGAACCAAATCTCGGCAAAAAGAAACAATCCAAAGATGAACAATACAGAGGCTCTATTTGTTAAAATAGTTATAATCACATAAAGAAAAGAATTATGAAAGGATTAAATGTATTGGCTGCATTCTTAGGCGGTGCAGCAGTTGGTGCTGCAATAGGTATCCTATTTGCTCCAGAGAAAGGTGAAGACACTCGCCGAAAAGTAGTAGAAATTCTTCGGAAGAAAGGTATTAAGCTCAATCGTAGCGAAATGGAAAATCTAGTTGATGAGATTACGGCGGAGATTAAAGGAGAAGTAACTGAGTAAAAACAGAGCCATCATGTTTGCAAACGATGAAAGTATAGAAAACATTCAACAGTTATTTGTTGAGTTGAAAAAGTATTTAGAACTTCAAAAAGAGTATACGAAATTTGAACTAACCGAAAAGCTCACGATACTTCTATCAACCTTAATATTGATTTTTATGCTCGTCATTCTTGGCATGGTGGCCTTGTTCTATGGTTTATTTGCACTAGTATACGTGCTGGAGCCTTTAGTAGGAAGTTTGACGGCTAGCTTTGGTATTATTACCGGTATAAACCTCTTACTTATATTAATAGTGATACTTTTTAGAAAGAAACTTATCATTGCTCCACTGGTAAACTTCTTAGCAAATTTATTTCTCAACAATTCAAATAAAAGATGATGAAATGAATAAGCTTGATACACAAAAGATCAGCCTTGAAGATATTGCATTACGAAAGGCCAAATTGTTGGAAGAGATCCGAACTCAGAAAATTGTTATCGTAGAGACTGCCCGCCTAGCTTTTAATCCTTATTCAGGAGCTGCAACCACAGGTAGTTCACTTATGAAAACAGTCAATACCGGAATGGCCGTTTTTGAAGGGGTAATGCTGGGATTGAAGATAATGAGAAAAGTTCGTCGACTCTTTGGCTAAAATAAAATCAGAATTAATAGCTAACATAAAAAAAGTGCCATTAAAGAAATAAGATTCTTTAATGGCACTTTTTTTATGTTTTTGAAATCCATTGACTATACATATGTCTCCAAAAGCTTTACTGCTCCATTAGGAGTAATAGAAACCTCTTGCGTAGAAGCAGGAAAGAGTATTGTTTCTCCGGCAGAGAGAGTTATCTCATTTTTCTGATCATCAATGATATTGCACGACCCCTCTATACATATAAAAATGACAAAAGAATCTAATTCTGAATAATCACACGAAATTTCTTCCGTCATATCATACAATGAAGTAGTAAAATATGGACATGCGACTAATTCTACGGGTTCATTTTCTACAGTTTCATAACTGGTTCGATAATCATCGACCACCTCAAAATTAATGGCTTCACGAGCCAAGTCAGTATGAAGTTCACGTGTCTTTCCATCAGCATCTTTCCGATTAAAATCATAGATACGATACGTAATATCAGACGTTTGCTGAATTTCTGCAACAAAAGCCCCCGCACCAATACTATGTACCCGACCTGCTGGTAAAAAGAAAACATCTCCCGGATGAATTTCATACTCTTGCAACACGTCTGTAATCGTATTATTATACACCCTGTCTTTGTACTCTTTGGGAGTTATTTCCTCAGAAAAACCGGAACGTAGCTTAGCACCTTTATCAGCACCCACAACATACCACATTTCCGTTTTTCCCATAGAATTGTGCCGCTTCTTCGCCAAATCATCCGACGGATGTACCTGAATGGACAAGTCTTGCTTTGCATCAATAAATTTAATCAGCAACGGAAACTTGTTTCCAAAACGGGTATAGTTGGCTTCACCAACCAACTCTTCACGGTATTTTGCTACCATTTCTACAAGTGAAAGACCTTTGTCTACCCCGTTGGCCACAACTGATTCGCTGTTTTCAACGCCCGACAATTCCCAACTCTCTCCAACTTCTGTCAATTCATCATTCAGATGTTTGAACGAAATAATTTTATCGCCCCCCCAAAGCGTCTGCTTTAAAATGGGTTCAAATTTTAATGGATACATTTTTTTGTTATAAACTTAGATTAAAAACTCTTGATTTTAACAATCCGAGGACAAACATACAAAAAATATCAAAATAGAGAGCATTATAAAAGGTTTTTTCATGAAAATATCTTTGAAATTTAACCCGCATCTCAGATTAAGAAAGTAAAGTAGAAGAAACGCTAAACTTTCATAAATGCCGACCTATATTTGCCTATAATAATTTGGGATAACGGAAGAATTTACCTTTATTTGCAAGAAATATTAAATAATACCGAACATGATAAACACTTTTTCCACTGAAGGTAATTTATCCGGTTTAGATCGGAAGAAATTTCAAAAAAACATAGCTGGTAAAGAGACCGACTTATTTGTCTTAAAGAATAAGCAAGGAATGGAAGTTGCCGTTACAAATTATGGCTGTGCAATCCTCTCCATCATGGTGCCAGACAAAGACGGGAAATATGCAAATGTGGTATTAGGACATGATAGCATTGATAATGTGATCAATAGTCCTGAACCATTTTTGAGTACAACCATCGGACGCTACGGCAATCGTATAGCCAATGGAAAGTTTCAGTTGCACGAAAAAGAATATAGCTTGACCGTCAACAATGGACCTAACTCTCTACACGGAGGTCCTACTGGTTTTCACAGAAGAATATGGGATGCTAACCAGATAAGCCAAGACGTAGTAGAGTTTACCTACCTTTCCGTCGATGGAGAAGAAGGATTTCCCGGAAACTTAAAAGTATCAATGACTTATCGGCTTGATGAAGATAAAAATGCTTTAATCATAGAATATCATGCCACAACAGATAAGCCTACAATTGTAAATCTGACCAATCATGCCTTCTTCAATCTAGCTGGAATAGCAAACCCCACTCCTACCATAAACAATCATGTTGTAACAATCAATGCAGATTACTATACTCCGATAGACGAAGTATGTATACCTACCGGTGAAATTTTGAATGTAGAAAATACCCCACTGGACTTCCGTACACCACACACTGTTGGCAGAAGAATAGAAGAATACCATTTGCAATTAATTAATGGTCACGGATACGACCATTGTTATGTGTTAAACAAAACAGAAGTTGGAGAATTAAGTCTGGCGGCTATTTGCACTGATCCTACAAGCAAACGCAGTATGGAAGTATATACAACAGAAGCTGGAGTACAACTTTACACAGGCAATTGGCTCAACGGATTTGCAGGTGCACATGGGGCCACTTTCCCGGCTCGTAGCGCTATCTGTTTTGAAGCACAATGTTTCCCTGACACCCCAAACAAACCTCATTTTCCCACTGCCACTTTGCTACCCGAAGATGAATATCAGCAGATTACTATCTATAATTTCACAGTACAAGAATAATTAACTAACTCATTTATAAACCTACATTTTAAAATCTAACAATGACACAAGAAAAAAAGAACAAGAATATCGTAGCCATTGTCACGATGTTCTTCATTTTTGCTATGATTTCATTCGTGACTAACCTTGCTGCACCTTTTGGCACCATTTGGAAAAACGAATACGCAGGCGCAAATACTTTAGGTATGATGGGAAACATGATGAATTTCCTTGCATATCTATTCATGGGTATTCCTGCAGGTAACATGCTTGTTAAAATCGGTTATAAAAAGACAGCACTCATTGCCATGGGTGTCGGTGTTTTAGGGCTGTTTACACAGTATTTCTCAAGCTTATTTGGAACAAATATTGAGGTATTCACAGTAGGTGAATTTGCAATTAAACTAAATTTCATCATCTACTTATTAGGTGCCTTCATCTGTGGTTTTTGTGTGTGTATGCTTAACACAGTTGTTAATCCCATGCTCAACATACTTGGCGGTGGTGGTAACAAGGGAAATCAGCTTATTCAAACCGGTGGCGCTCTTAATTCTCTTTCTGGCACACTGACGCCTCTCTTTGTAGGCGCATTGATTGGTACGGTAACTTCTCAGACGGCAATGTCAGATGTATCACCACTTTTATTCATTGCAATGGGTGTTTTTGCATCGGCTTTCATCATCATATCATTCATAGCCATACCAGAACCCCATCTTAGAAAAGGAAATGTAGAAAAAGAAAAATACATTCATAGTCCTTGGGCTTTTCGCCATACAGTACTGGGAGTAATTGGTATTTTCATTTATGTAGGTATTGAAATAGGTATCCCGGGTACACTCAACTTCTACCTCGCAGATTCTAGCGCAAAAGGTGCCGGCCTATTAGTCAATGGTGCGGCTATTGGAGGTGCTATTTCGGCTATTTATTGGTTATTAATGCTCGTAGGACGTTCAGCAAGTAGTGCAATTAGCGGTAAAGTATCTAGTAGAACCCAACTAATTGTTGTATCGGCCACAGCCATCTGCTTTGTCTTAATTGCTATTATTACACCAAAAGAAGTAACCGTTTCTATGCCGGGATATAGCGTAGAAGAGGGATTTCAAATGGCACAAGTACCTGTTAGCGCACTGTTTTTAGTGCTTTGTGGGCTTTGCACTTCTGTTATGTGGGGTGGCATTTTCAATCTTGCTGTTGAAGGCTTAGGAAAATATACAGCGCAAGCATCCGGTATATTCATGATGATGGTTGTGGGCGGAGGCGTATTACCGCTTGTTCAACAATTTATTTCCGATGCTATAGGCTACATGTCAAGCTATTGGCTTATTATTGCGTTGTTAGCCTACATATTATTCTATGGTTTAGTCGGTTGCAAGAACGTTAACAAGAACATCCCTGTTGACTAACAATATATATAAATTTATTCACACCATAATTTCATTATCATGGACATAGAATATGTAAGAAACCGTTTCACAAAACATTTTGACGGAACTACCGGATTTGTGTATGCATCACCCGGACGTATTAACCTCATTGGAGAGCATACCGACTATAACGGTGGTTTTGTCTTTCCCGGTGCTATAGACAAAGGCATGATTGCAGAAATCAAGCCCAATGGCACCCAAAAAGTATTAGCCTATTCCATCGACTTAAAAGACTATGTCGAATTCGGCCTTAACGAAGAAGATGCCCCACATGCTAGCTGGGCGCGATATATTTTCGGCGTTTGCCGTGAGATGATTAAACGTGGCGTAAAAGTGGAAGGATTCAATACCGCTTTTGCAGGAGATGTACCTCTGGGTGCCGGCATGTCATCATCCGCAGCACTTGAAAGCACTTACGCTTTCGCTCTGAACGAATTGTTCAACGGAAACATAGACAAGTTTGAATTAGCTAAAGTAGGACAGGCAACGGAACACAACTATTGTGGTGTTAACTGCGGAATCATGGATCAATTTGCATCTGTATTTGGGAAAGCAGGAAGCCTCATCCGCTTAGATTGTCGTTCTTTAGAATACCAATATTTTCCTTTCAAACCGGAAGGTTATCGTTTGGTGTTGCTCGATTCTGTAGTAAAACACGAATTAGCTTCTTCAGCATACAATAAACGTCGCCAATCTTGCGAGACAGCCGTAGCTGCTATAAAGAAAAACCATCCTACAGTAGAATTTCTGAGAGATGCCACTATGGACATGCTCAAGGCAGTTAAAAACGAAATCACCGCTGAAGACTATATGCGTTCAGAATACGTTATTGAAGAAATTCAACGCGTGTTAGACGTGTGTGATGCTTTGGAAGTTGGAGATTACGAGACAGTTGGTCAGAAGATGTATGAGACTCACCACGGAATGAGTAAGCTTTACGAAGTAAGCTGTGAGGAACTTGATTTCTTGAACGATTGTGCTAAAGAATGTGGTGTAACCGGTTCGCGCGTAATGGGCGGTGGCTTTGGAGGCTGCACCATCAACTTAGTGAAAGACGAACTTTACGATAACTTCATTGCAACAGCTAAAAAAGCATTCACTGAAAAGTTTGGTAGAAGTCCTAAAGTGTATGACGTAGTCATAGGCGATGGATCGAGAAGAGTTTTAGACTAAAATCATTCTTAACGATACGAAAGGCTGACTTGGTAATTCCAAGTCAGCCTTTTATTTTTATTCTTCCCTCGAAACAACATGCTATTGATGCCCTATTAGGTTTCTATCGCACACCTTCTGTCGTCATCTGAATACGCTTTATGGTTCCATCCGGATTGTAATACAGATGATCTATACATACAGAACGTCGGAAGCTTCCTCCTTGGGTATTGAGTCCGCCATTGTGATAGACGAAATACCAGTCGCCTTTAAATTCGATGATGGCTTGATGATTGGTATTTGAATTACCCGCCAATTCGTTCAATATGCCTTTATACTCCCACGGACCATTAATATTACGACTCATGGCATAACATATTTTTTCGGGAAACTCAGAAGCATAAGATAGGTAGTACCAATCACCACGTTTATGTACCCATGGTGCTTCAGTGAAGCGGGGAAGCGTAACAGGCATAACGGGGCCATCCAATTCAATCATGTTCTTCTTCAATTTTACGTAATAGCACTGTGTATTCCCCCAAAACAGATAAGCTTGTCCATCATCGTCTATCATAACCGTAGGGTCAATGTCATCCCAACTGATCTTAGTATATTCGGTCGTCATTTCATTGGTAACTAATGCAGATCCACGAGCATCACGGAAAGGGCCAATAGGAGAATCGGACACAGCAACACCGATTGCTTTACCATGAATGGTAGCGTGTTCTACTGCCACATACCAATAGAACTTTCCATCACGTTCTATGACCTGACTTGCCCATGCGTCTCCTTTAGCCCAACTGAAATCTTTAGCTTTAAGAGGTACAGGATGTTCTGTCCAGGTTTTCATGTCGGGTGAAGAAAAGACACACCATTCATTCATCACATAGCGTTCTTGCTTAGCCGGACACTCATCATAGCCGGCATAGATATATACCTTATTATTATAGGTCATCGCTCCCGGATCGGCAGTATATTTATGTTTAAACACCGGATTACCGGTAGCAACAAAAGTTGTATCACTCTGCGCCGACAGCCCACAAGAGGCTGCCAAAGCAAGAGTTAACAAAACCAGTCTATTCTTTATTCGACTCATTCTCTTTATTTTGTTGTTTTAGTAAACTTGTAGATAGCAAAGGTATAAGGCTCCAACTGAGCATCTAATGCACCCTCACGAACAGAAACATTTGTTGTTTTCGGAGTAATAGCAAAGGGTTCCTCAATGGTATTATCTCTATCAAGATCGAGTGAGCTAAGCTTAATGCAAATACCGTCAGTCAATGTTTCTTTACCCTTAAGTCCGGCAAAAGTTAATGGCACACGCAAGGTTTTATCCGTTGTATTCACCACCTTTACAATGTATGAATGCGTTGTCGCATCCCACACCGCACTGGCAAAAAGCCCATCTTGTCCTTCGGCACCTGTAACCGGTTTATTGTTCATCGTTAGTGGAATAACATTAGTACCTTTATTCTGGGCATAAAGTTGCTGCACATAGTAGCTTACCGTCCGAACAGAATTTAAATTATCAAACCAGATCATATCCGGACGCCATTGCCAACCTTCAACATGAGCAAACAAAGGAGCATACGTAGCCATATGAACCACATCGGCATTACGTTCAAGTCCGGTCATGAAGGCTGCTTCTAACAATGAGGCATGAAAATGGTTCCATTTTTTCCCTTTACCATGACAAGCATATTCTCCGGCAAAAACTTTCGGACCCTTACGGTCATATTTGTCATAACGTGCTCCCTGACTCAAGAACCAGCTTTCGGGACGATAGAAGTGTTCATCCACCAAATCGGCTTTCAGACGTTTCATTTCCGGCCAGAGATATTCAAATTCTTTACTTTCAGAGTCAGGTCCGGAACTACCCACTATTTTAATTTCAGGATGAGCTTTGCGAATGGCCTTCAAGAACGGTTCAAGACGTTCAGGGTATTCTGGTCCCCACTGTTCATTGCCTATACCGATAAACTTCAGGTTGAAAGGAGCAGGATGTCCCATGTCAGCACGTACTTTTCCCCATTTAGAGGTTTCAGGACCATTGGCGAATTCAATTAAATCGAGTGCATCTTGAATGTAGCTACCCAAATCGCAAACTGCCACATGTGCTTTAGGGTCCGTATTTTGGAACTGACATGATAAGCCACAGCTCAATATAGGCAGCGGAGCAGCTCCTATCTCTTCGGATAATAAAAAGAACTCATAGAAACCCAGCCCGTAACTTTGATAATAATCCGGGAAGAAACGGTTAGTAAAAGTATACTGCCAACGATTCTCATTCAATGGACGATTTTCAACAGGACCGACAGTGTTTTTCCAGTTATAACGGGTATTAAGATCCGTTCCTTCCACAATACATCCACCGGGGAAACGAAATACTCCGGGATGAATATCGGCCAAAGCTTGCGCCAAGTCTTTGCGTAAACCATTCTCATGTCCCTTCCACGTATCTACAGGAAAGAGTGAAACATGCTCCAGATCAATCGTTCCTTTGGATGCAAGGAAGATACGGAGTGTAGATTTGGCCTCCGTCATATTCGGTTTAAGGATCACTTGATATTTTTTCCACTCTTTAGAATTAATCGTTAACTCTTGTTTAGCGAAAGGCTGCCCCTCTGTATTACTGTTGGTTTTCACCAATTCTATACGAATTTTCTCAGCAGTTCCACCTTCAGGTAAACGGGCCCATACTGAAAAACGATATTCTTCTCCGTTCCTTACTCCTATTCCAAAGAAGCCTTCATTGTCCAGTCCGGTATGCTTATGCTCATGCCCGGGGTCGGACAAACGTACATAGTGTGGGTTACGTTCAAAAGGACCATCATCCTTCAACGCTACTTTTCCAAAAGTTTTCCATCCCATCAGGTTTTGAGGGAACTCAAACGAACGGTTCTTTACTAACTCAGCATAGAGCCCACCATCCGCAGCATAATTAATATCTTCAAAAAAGAGCCCATACATAGTGGGCTGAATCTCTGCCCCTGTTTTTTTTGTTTGAATGACCAATTCATTGGTTTGCGCATTCAGAGAAAGTCCGGCAGACAAAGCCAAAGAGCCCAATAACGTTCTGTGTATTCTCATGGTTTAAAATTTATATATAATTATTTTACTCTATTTCAATATTAGGAATTATTCCCTTTATCGCTTCTAAAAAAGCTTCTTCTTGCTCAGGCTGAACAAAAAGTGGACCTTTATCATGCATAATTTGCAAGCCTTTCTTAAATCTCCAAATAGATCTAATTCCATTGGTAGTAAAGACCTCAGGCTTGCTGAATATGCTAGTGTATATCAATAGTTCATCGTCTCTTAATATATATTTCTTCCGTACACCTCTCACAGAATAGAAGAGATGAAGCATGAGAAAAATGATATAACACAAGAAAAAAGTGCGGTGAAAACAAGATGTGGCAGCAACATAAAATAAGGTTAAAAATAAAATACCGGAAAATAGAATAAGCCAACGATAAACCGGCTGAATAGATTTAACTTTAAAAACTTTATTCATAGTATTCTCATTTAATTCGTTTTCCCCATACCGAACGACCTTTACTATCCAATCCGGTAAAAAGAATGGTTTCTTTTTGATTTTCCCAATCGTGTCCCGCAAATATAATCAGATTTTTAATAACTTCCTCTCCTATTCTTATATCCAAAGTCTTTTTATCGCTATTAAATATCCAAGCACCGCCTTCTTCGAAGGTTCCATCTTCTCTAAAAGAATAAAAAGAAGAAACATTCAATTCCTTTTCGTTAAGTCCGCCCTCACCCCAAAGAATTTGTCCTGCCTCTAAAGCCCTCTTATGTTGGGGTTCTTGTATACGGATAATCTCCCACTGGCCAACGATCTCTTTACGATGAATAGTAGCAGATTTAGTGGCAGCATATCGTTCGGGTGACACAACAGGCCATCCATCTGTATTAAAGAATATCTGTCGCACATGAAGCACCATCAACTGATTATCGGGCGAAAGCCTTGCCTGATGAAACATGAAGAAACGTCCGTCATCTTCCCGCCACACTCCACAATGACCAGTACCAGCCCATCCCGGATGGTTTTTAAACTGATAGGACGCTGTGAGTATCGGAAAATTATTTGTAGTATCGGCCAATGCTTGTCCTGCATAATCAAGGAAGGGACCTTCAGGAGAATCGGAACGCCCCACACGCACATTATAGGTAGTCATCAATGGATCATAAGAAACAAAGAGAAAGTATTTCTTTAGCTCGGGATTATAAACTATTTCCGGAGCTTCCAGATTATCTTTTTTGTAATTAGCACGACGAGCTACTAAATGTCCTTTATCTCCGGCATCTTTTGTCAATCCCGTTTCATCATCCAACTGAACACAATACAGTCCACCAAAGAAAGAGCCATAATGCATCCACCATTTCCCCGTACTTCCATCCACGATAACACTAGGATCAATAGCGTTCATCGGAGTTTCATTATCGGTTTTCAGCACACAATCTTTCTGCACACAAGGGCCCTCGGGAGAATTAGATTCTGCTAACCCGATATAGGATGTTTTTCGACCAAAAGCCGATACGCAATAGTAAAGTCTGTACGTATCATTATATTTAATAATGTAGGGAGCCCAAATATTGGTTGCCCCTCTCCCATTAGCATTCTTACGAACCCATTGAACAGCTTCTTGAGGGATCTCAGGAAAAGCCCACCCCATAAATTCCCAGTAAACCAAATCCTTGGAACGACGAACCTGTATATATCCCAAAGGTACACCCTTTTCTTTTGCTTCTTCTTTATTTTCAGCATAGATGGCATCCGTAGAATACATATAATAATAGTCGCCAAACTTCTTGCAAGCAGGGTCATGCACATTGTAAGTTCCCCATGAACGATAGCTCTCCATTTTAGAAAGTGAAGTATAATCATCTACCCAAGGATTAGGCGAAGAGGTAGGAGCAAAAACAATCGATTTGCTACACGAGAGGAGGAGGACAATTATGATGGCACCCGACAAGATTTGTTTCTGCATAATATTAGTTTATATAACAATGAGTTTTCTGCAAAAATACAGTCTCATCATTGTTGCCGTGGTGGACGAATGAACATTAATGGTGGACAATGCACTAGATACTCGATAAAAGAAGAACC contains these protein-coding regions:
- a CDS encoding arabinan endo-1,5-alpha-L-arabinosidase; its protein translation is MQKQILSGAIIIVLLLSCSKSIVFAPTSSPNPWVDDYTSLSKMESYRSWGTYNVHDPACKKFGDYYYMYSTDAIYAENKEEAKEKGVPLGYIQVRRSKDLVYWEFMGWAFPEIPQEAVQWVRKNANGRGATNIWAPYIIKYNDTYRLYYCVSAFGRKTSYIGLAESNSPEGPCVQKDCVLKTDNETPMNAIDPSVIVDGSTGKWWMHYGSFFGGLYCVQLDDETGLTKDAGDKGHLVARRANYKKDNLEAPEIVYNPELKKYFLFVSYDPLMTTYNVRVGRSDSPEGPFLDYAGQALADTTNNFPILTASYQFKNHPGWAGTGHCGVWREDDGRFFMFHQARLSPDNQLMVLHVRQIFFNTDGWPVVSPERYAATKSATIHRKEIVGQWEIIRIQEPQHKRALEAGQILWGEGGLNEKELNVSSFYSFREDGTFEEGGAWIFNSDKKTLDIRIGEEVIKNLIIFAGHDWENQKETILFTGLDSKGRSVWGKRIK